A genome region from Pseudomonas helmanticensis includes the following:
- the dgcA gene encoding dimethylglycine demethylation protein DgcA yields the protein MAFEAMFQPIQIGKLTIRNRVLSTAHAEVYATDGGMTTDRYVKYYEEKAKGGIGLAICGGSSVVAVDSPQEWWSSVNLSTDRIIPHFQNLADAMHKHGAKIMIQITHMGRRSRWDGFNWPTLMSPSGVREPVHRATCKTIEPEEIWRVIGNYAQAARRAKAGGLDGVELSAVHQHMIDQFWSPRVNKRTDEWGGTFEGRMKFGLEVLKAVRAEVGDDFCVGMRLCGDEFHPDGLSHEDMKQIAKYYDDTGMLDFIGVVGSGCDTHNTLANVIPNMSYPPEPFLHLAAGIKEVVKVPVLHAQNIKDPNQATRILEGGYVDMVGMTRAHIADPHLIAKIKMGQIDQIKQCVGANYCIDRQYQGLDVLCIQNAATSREYMGVPHIIEKSTGVKRKVVIVGAGPAGMEAARVAAERGHDVTLFEKKEFIGGQITTASKAPQRDQIAGITRWFQLELARLKVDLRLGTAADADTIMDLRPDIVVLAVGGHPYLEQNEHWGAAEGLVVSSWDVLDGKVAPGKNVLVYDTICEFTGMSVADFLADKGSQVEIVTDDIKPGVAIGGTSFPTYYRSMYPKEVIMTGDMMLEKVYREGDKLVAVLENEYTGAKEERVVDQVVVENGVRPDEEIYYALKEGSRNKGQIDVEALFAIQPQPSLSEAGDGYLLFRIGDCVAQRNTHAAIYDALRLCKDF from the coding sequence ATGGCTTTCGAAGCAATGTTCCAGCCGATCCAGATCGGCAAACTGACCATCCGCAACCGCGTGCTCAGCACCGCACACGCCGAGGTCTACGCGACTGACGGTGGCATGACCACCGACCGCTACGTCAAGTATTACGAAGAGAAAGCCAAGGGCGGTATCGGCCTGGCGATCTGTGGTGGTTCCTCCGTGGTGGCCGTCGACAGCCCGCAGGAATGGTGGAGCTCGGTGAACTTGTCCACCGACCGGATCATTCCGCATTTCCAGAACCTGGCCGACGCCATGCACAAGCACGGCGCCAAGATCATGATTCAGATTACGCACATGGGCCGACGCTCGCGCTGGGACGGCTTCAACTGGCCGACCCTGATGTCGCCGTCCGGCGTGCGTGAGCCGGTGCACCGCGCCACCTGCAAAACCATCGAGCCGGAAGAAATCTGGCGCGTGATCGGCAACTACGCCCAGGCGGCGCGCCGGGCCAAGGCCGGTGGCCTCGACGGCGTCGAACTGTCTGCCGTTCACCAGCACATGATCGACCAGTTCTGGAGCCCGCGCGTCAACAAGCGTACCGATGAATGGGGCGGCACCTTCGAAGGCCGGATGAAGTTCGGCCTGGAAGTGTTGAAAGCCGTACGCGCCGAGGTCGGTGACGACTTCTGCGTGGGCATGCGTCTGTGCGGTGACGAGTTCCACCCGGATGGCTTGTCCCACGAGGACATGAAGCAGATCGCCAAGTATTACGACGACACCGGCATGCTCGATTTCATCGGTGTGGTCGGCTCGGGGTGTGACACCCACAACACCCTGGCCAACGTGATTCCAAACATGAGTTATCCACCGGAGCCGTTCCTGCATCTGGCCGCCGGGATCAAGGAAGTGGTCAAGGTGCCGGTGCTGCACGCACAGAACATCAAGGACCCGAACCAGGCCACGCGGATTCTTGAAGGCGGTTACGTCGACATGGTCGGCATGACCCGCGCGCACATCGCTGACCCGCACCTGATCGCCAAGATCAAGATGGGCCAGATCGATCAGATCAAACAGTGCGTCGGCGCCAACTATTGCATCGACCGTCAGTACCAAGGCCTCGACGTGCTGTGCATCCAGAACGCCGCAACGTCCCGTGAATACATGGGCGTGCCGCACATCATCGAGAAATCCACCGGCGTCAAACGCAAAGTGGTGATCGTCGGTGCCGGCCCGGCCGGGATGGAAGCGGCCCGCGTGGCCGCCGAGCGTGGCCACGACGTGACCTTGTTCGAGAAAAAGGAATTCATCGGCGGGCAGATCACCACCGCGTCGAAAGCGCCGCAGCGCGACCAGATTGCCGGTATCACCCGCTGGTTCCAGCTAGAACTGGCGCGGCTGAAAGTCGATCTGCGACTGGGCACGGCGGCCGATGCCGACACCATCATGGACTTGCGTCCGGACATAGTGGTGCTGGCGGTCGGCGGGCATCCGTATCTGGAACAGAACGAACACTGGGGCGCCGCCGAAGGGCTGGTGGTCAGTAGTTGGGATGTGCTCGACGGCAAGGTCGCACCGGGCAAGAACGTGTTGGTCTACGACACCATCTGCGAGTTCACCGGGATGTCGGTCGCCGACTTCCTCGCCGACAAAGGCAGCCAGGTCGAGATCGTCACGGACGACATCAAGCCGGGCGTGGCCATTGGCGGTACGTCGTTCCCGACCTACTACCGCAGCATGTACCCGAAAGAAGTGATCATGACCGGCGACATGATGCTCGAGAAGGTCTACCGCGAGGGCGACAAACTCGTGGCAGTGCTGGAGAACGAATACACCGGCGCCAAAGAGGAGCGGGTGGTCGATCAGGTGGTGGTGGAAAACGGCGTGCGTCCGGATGAGGAAATCTACTACGCGCTCAAAGAGGGTTCGCGCAACAAGGGCCAGATCGACGTCGAAGCGTTGTTCGCGATCCAGCCGCAACCTTCGCTGAGCGAGGCGGGCGACGGCTACTTGCTGTTCCGCATCGGCGACTGCGTGGCGCAGCGCAACACGCACGCCGCGATCTACGACGCCCTGCGGCTCTGCAAGGATTTCTAA
- the dgcB gene encoding dimethylglycine demethylation protein DgcB — MLNTLLPILLFAALGLGVLGALRRVAMWRQGRASKVDLIGGLLAMPKRYMVDLHHVVARDKYIANTHVATAGGAVASIVLALLVHGFGLHNRILGYALLLMTAVMFVGAIFVYRRRLNPPARLSKGPWMRLPKSLLAFSASFFLLTLPVAGILPENFGGWVLAVILGIGVLWGVSELFFGMTWGGPMKHAFAGALHLAWHRRAERFGGGRSTGLKPLDLNDPSAPLGVEKPKDFTWNQLLGFDACVQCGKCEAACPAFAAGQPLNPKKLIQDMVVGLAGGTDAKFAGSPYPGKPIGEHSGNPHQPIVNGLVDAETLWSCTTCRACVEECPMMIEHVDAIVDMRRHLTLERGATPNKGAEVLENLIATDNPGGFAPGGRMNWAADLNLNLLSEKKSTDVLFWVGDGAFDMRNQRTLRAFVKVLKAAKIDFAVLGLEERDSGDVARRLGDEATFQLLAKRNIQTLAKYSFNRIVTCDPHSFHVLKNEYGAFDGNYLVQHHSTYMAEIIQAGALNLGQHKGNSVTYHDPCYLGRYNGEYEAPREVLRALGIEVKEMQRSGFRSRCCGGGGGAPITDIPGKQRIPDMRMEDIRETGAELVAVGCPQCTAMLEGVVEPRPLIKDIAELVADALLEDAAPNKPATPAKREPAEAH, encoded by the coding sequence ATGTTGAACACCCTTCTTCCAATCCTGTTGTTCGCCGCTTTGGGCCTTGGTGTCCTCGGCGCGTTGCGGCGGGTGGCCATGTGGCGTCAGGGCCGGGCCTCGAAGGTCGATCTGATCGGCGGCCTGTTGGCCATGCCCAAGCGCTATATGGTCGACTTGCACCACGTGGTGGCGCGGGACAAATACATCGCCAACACCCACGTGGCCACGGCCGGCGGTGCGGTGGCGTCGATCGTGCTGGCGCTGCTGGTGCACGGTTTCGGCCTGCATAACCGCATTCTCGGTTACGCCTTGCTGCTGATGACAGCGGTGATGTTCGTCGGCGCGATCTTCGTTTATCGGCGTCGACTCAACCCGCCAGCGCGGCTGTCGAAAGGCCCGTGGATGCGCCTGCCGAAAAGCCTGCTGGCGTTCTCGGCGTCGTTCTTTCTGCTGACATTGCCCGTGGCCGGAATCCTGCCGGAGAACTTTGGCGGCTGGGTGCTCGCAGTGATTCTGGGAATCGGTGTGTTGTGGGGCGTGTCGGAGCTGTTCTTCGGCATGACCTGGGGCGGACCGATGAAGCACGCCTTCGCCGGTGCGCTGCATTTGGCCTGGCACCGTCGCGCCGAACGTTTTGGCGGCGGTCGTTCCACCGGTTTGAAGCCTTTGGATTTGAACGATCCGAGTGCTCCGCTGGGTGTTGAGAAACCCAAGGATTTCACCTGGAACCAGTTGCTCGGTTTCGACGCCTGTGTGCAGTGCGGCAAGTGTGAAGCCGCGTGCCCGGCGTTCGCCGCCGGCCAGCCGCTGAACCCGAAAAAACTGATTCAGGACATGGTCGTCGGCCTCGCTGGCGGCACCGATGCGAAGTTCGCCGGCAGTCCTTATCCTGGCAAACCCATCGGCGAACACTCAGGCAATCCGCATCAACCAATCGTCAATGGTCTGGTCGACGCCGAAACCCTGTGGTCGTGCACCACCTGCCGCGCCTGCGTCGAGGAATGCCCAATGATGATCGAGCACGTCGATGCCATCGTCGACATGCGCCGTCACCTGACTCTGGAAAGAGGCGCGACCCCGAACAAGGGCGCCGAAGTCCTCGAAAATCTCATTGCCACCGACAACCCCGGCGGTTTCGCCCCGGGCGGGCGGATGAACTGGGCGGCGGACTTGAACCTCAATCTGCTCAGCGAAAAGAAATCCACCGACGTGCTGTTCTGGGTTGGCGACGGTGCGTTCGACATGCGCAACCAGCGCACCCTGCGCGCGTTCGTCAAAGTGCTGAAAGCGGCAAAAATCGACTTCGCCGTACTCGGGCTCGAAGAGCGTGACAGCGGTGACGTCGCGCGGCGTCTTGGCGATGAAGCGACCTTCCAGTTGCTCGCCAAACGCAACATCCAGACCCTGGCCAAGTACAGCTTCAACCGAATCGTCACCTGCGATCCGCACAGCTTCCATGTGCTGAAAAACGAGTACGGCGCGTTCGACGGCAACTACCTGGTGCAGCACCACAGCACCTACATGGCCGAAATCATTCAGGCCGGTGCGCTCAATCTCGGTCAGCACAAAGGCAACAGCGTGACCTATCACGATCCGTGCTACCTCGGTCGCTACAACGGCGAGTATGAAGCGCCGCGTGAAGTGCTGCGTGCCCTCGGCATTGAGGTCAAAGAGATGCAACGTTCCGGCTTCCGTTCGCGCTGCTGCGGCGGTGGCGGTGGGGCACCGATCACTGACATTCCGGGCAAGCAGCGGATTCCCGATATGCGCATGGAAGACATCCGCGAGACCGGCGCCGAACTGGTGGCCGTGGGTTGTCCACAGTGCACGGCGATGCTTGAAGGCGTGGTCGAACCGCGTCCGCTGATCAAGGACATTGCCGAGCTGGTCGCCGACGCACTGCTCGAAGACGCCGCGCCGAACAAGCCTGCGACCCCGGCCAAACGTGAACCTGCGGAGGCCCACTGA
- a CDS encoding electron transfer flavoprotein subunit alpha/FixB family protein, producing the protein MSDIIRRDPRAEWIARNRLHPLHAAMQPAQHSWMGPNGIIRKNLHGIGFIGPNGIKRIDRSGAQQGGAVKRSAAVEVQLPLHQVPAPAFYISVVPDMVGGRLSSHDRDLLGLAHQLAGKDGAVLAVVFGEHKENAFATAGVDRLLVLEGEQFSGYAPEQRVQGLRAVDNQFNPRHWLLPDSRSGGGELGRRFAAALGERPATRVWQVKDQECIGRAGAGLQDLARPIARLILAAAECAEPVSETRHEALSVELSTSVARSLSRIEDLGAVAVDPAAIPMAEAEFIFSGGNGVKDWALFHETAAALGATEGASRVAVDDGFMARDRQVGASGTWVTARVYVAVGISGAIQHLQGIGACDKVVAINLDPGCDMIKRADLSVIGESAEILQALIAAVAAYRNEAKRDAA; encoded by the coding sequence ATGAGCGACATTATCCGCCGCGACCCACGCGCCGAATGGATTGCGCGTAACCGTCTGCATCCGCTGCACGCGGCCATGCAACCGGCGCAACACAGCTGGATGGGCCCCAACGGCATCATCCGCAAGAACCTGCACGGCATCGGTTTTATCGGCCCCAACGGCATCAAGCGGATCGACCGCAGCGGCGCGCAGCAGGGCGGGGCGGTCAAACGTTCGGCGGCTGTGGAAGTGCAATTGCCGCTGCATCAGGTGCCCGCGCCCGCGTTTTATATCAGCGTGGTGCCGGACATGGTCGGTGGCCGCTTGAGCAGCCATGATCGCGACTTGCTTGGTCTCGCCCATCAACTTGCCGGCAAGGATGGCGCGGTGTTGGCGGTGGTCTTTGGCGAGCACAAGGAAAACGCTTTCGCCACCGCCGGCGTCGATCGCTTGCTGGTGCTCGAAGGCGAACAGTTCAGCGGTTATGCACCGGAACAGCGGGTGCAAGGTTTGCGCGCTGTGGATAACCAGTTCAACCCGCGTCATTGGCTGCTGCCGGACAGCCGCAGCGGTGGCGGCGAACTCGGTCGGCGCTTTGCCGCTGCACTGGGTGAACGCCCGGCGACGCGGGTCTGGCAGGTCAAGGATCAGGAATGCATCGGCCGCGCTGGCGCTGGGCTGCAAGACCTCGCCCGTCCGATTGCACGGTTGATTCTGGCTGCGGCCGAATGCGCCGAGCCGGTCAGCGAAACCCGTCACGAAGCGTTGTCGGTGGAGTTATCCACAAGCGTCGCGCGCAGCCTGTCGCGGATCGAAGATCTCGGCGCGGTGGCGGTCGATCCGGCAGCGATTCCGATGGCCGAAGCGGAGTTCATTTTCTCCGGCGGTAACGGGGTCAAGGATTGGGCACTGTTCCACGAAACAGCCGCCGCACTCGGCGCCACCGAAGGCGCGTCGCGGGTGGCGGTGGACGATGGCTTCATGGCGCGTGATCGCCAGGTCGGCGCGTCCGGCACCTGGGTTACCGCGCGGGTTTATGTGGCTGTGGGTATCTCTGGTGCGATCCAGCACCTGCAGGGCATCGGCGCCTGCGACAAAGTCGTGGCGATCAATCTCGATCCGGGTTGCGACATGATCAAGCGTGCTGACCTCTCAGTGATTGGCGAGAGCGCCGAGATCCTGCAGGCCCTGATTGCGGCGGTCGCGGCTTACCGCAATGAAGCCAAGCGCGATGCGGCTTAA
- a CDS encoding electron transfer flavoprotein subunit beta yields the protein MNTKIISLVSIGAHPTSGRPRRADQDARAVELGLQLAGDNLQVLHAGDVAEPALRAYLGMGLEQMHVLEQPAGADALPALTAYLREAGAQVVLTGSQAETGEGSGMLPFLLAEGLGWPLVVGLAQVESINDGSALVLQALPRGQRRRLKVKLPFLATVDNAAPKPRQSAYGPARRGILEAADVEVVDDELLAVATLQSAKPRPKRLKVIKAKSGADRMKAATAKASGGGGQVLKGVTPQAGAEAILKLLIEEGVVR from the coding sequence ATGAACACGAAGATTATCAGTCTGGTTTCAATTGGCGCCCACCCGACCTCCGGGCGGCCGCGCCGCGCCGATCAGGACGCGCGCGCCGTGGAACTCGGTCTGCAACTGGCTGGGGATAACCTGCAAGTGCTGCATGCCGGCGACGTTGCGGAACCGGCGTTGCGCGCTTATCTGGGCATGGGCCTGGAGCAGATGCATGTGCTCGAGCAGCCTGCTGGCGCCGATGCTTTGCCGGCGCTGACCGCGTACCTGCGCGAAGCGGGCGCCCAAGTTGTACTGACCGGCAGCCAGGCGGAAACCGGTGAAGGTTCGGGGATGTTGCCGTTCCTGCTGGCCGAAGGTCTGGGCTGGCCGCTGGTGGTCGGATTGGCGCAGGTCGAATCGATCAACGACGGCTCGGCGCTGGTGCTGCAAGCGTTACCGCGCGGGCAACGGCGGCGCTTGAAGGTGAAGCTGCCGTTCCTCGCGACTGTGGATAACGCCGCGCCGAAGCCTCGGCAGAGCGCTTACGGCCCGGCGCGACGCGGAATTCTGGAGGCTGCTGATGTCGAGGTTGTCGACGATGAACTCCTCGCGGTTGCCACCCTGCAATCGGCCAAACCACGGCCTAAACGCTTGAAAGTGATCAAAGCCAAAAGCGGCGCCGACCGCATGAAAGCCGCTACCGCCAAAGCCAGTGGCGGCGGTGGGCAAGTGCTCAAAGGCGTCACCCCGCAGGCCGGTGCCGAAGCCATCCTCAAGTTGTTGATTGAAGAAGGCGTCGTCCGCTAG
- a CDS encoding GNAT family N-acetyltransferase, with amino-acid sequence MTVEFRPARRTDAREIARLFQISSEGAADYIWSQLAEPGEALLDVGERRYARDDVDFSWQNCLIAEANGRVVGMMHSYAMREDPDPTPPTDPVLAPYADMEVADSLYISSLALHEGWRNQGLGVQFLQHAQARADQLALNGLSLIDYAANTGARRFYERHGFGIIKTCQVAPHPLIRVTGAAYLMHRA; translated from the coding sequence ATGACTGTTGAGTTTCGACCTGCGCGGCGTACGGATGCGCGTGAGATTGCCCGCTTGTTTCAGATTTCCTCGGAGGGGGCTGCGGATTACATCTGGAGTCAGTTGGCCGAGCCTGGGGAAGCGCTGCTGGATGTCGGCGAACGGCGTTATGCCCGCGACGACGTGGATTTCTCTTGGCAGAATTGCCTGATCGCTGAGGCCAATGGGCGGGTCGTTGGCATGATGCACAGCTATGCCATGCGCGAAGATCCCGATCCGACGCCGCCCACCGATCCGGTGCTGGCGCCGTATGCCGATATGGAAGTAGCGGATTCGTTGTACATCTCCAGCCTGGCGCTGCACGAAGGCTGGCGCAATCAGGGATTGGGCGTGCAGTTCCTCCAGCATGCCCAGGCGCGCGCCGATCAGTTGGCGCTCAACGGTTTGAGCCTGATCGACTATGCGGCCAATACCGGTGCGCGGCGTTTCTACGAGCGCCATGGCTTCGGCATCATCAAAACCTGCCAGGTGGCACCGCATCCGCTGATTCGGGTGACCGGTGCGGCTTATCTGATGCACCGCGCTTAA